CAGCCCGACGATGTGGCGGATGAGCACGCTCTTGCCCGAGCCCGAGCCGCCGAGCACGACGGCGCTCGACCCCGCCGGGACCGAGAGCGAGATGCCGCGCAGGACGTGGTTCTCGCCGAAGCTCTTGTGGATGCCCCGGAGTTCGATGACCGTGCCCTCCGGCGGCGGCGGGGAGCCGCCGGTCACAGGGGCATCGGGCTGCGTAGTGTCGAGCGCGTCGATCATGAGGGGGGCTGGAGGATGGAGGGTGGAAGATAGAAGATGGGTGTGCTACGAGGACGGCGCAGGGAGATCCGCAGGCAGGTTTGTCAGCGGATCTATCGTTCCCTCGAAGCGGTCGCCGTAGTGTGACGCAATGACTTCTATCAAGCCGCGTAGATGACCGTTGAACACCTCAAGCTCCTCGGCGGGGACCCACAACTCTCGGTGAGTCCGTGCGCTTCCGGCTACCTGCACGTCGTACCGCTCCGCGAATCCGCTGTCTATCTCAAAGCGCGTCACGAATCCGCAGTAGCCTGAGTTCTCATCGCTCAAGTTCCACCCACTTGCAATCTGTTCAGCGTACTCAAAGTTGAGTACTGGGTAGAAGATGGGTTGCTACTCCAAGCGAGGAGGAAAAGCGCGCCACCTGCTCTCAGCAATTAGCTCCAGCTCTTTCAAGCCAACGGGGCGAAACAGAGTCATGGGTATGCGTCGTCCTCCATCCTCTATGCTCCATCATCCATCGTCCAGCCTTCTACCCTCCCGACACGTCGCCGAAGATGAAGAGCGAGATGCGGACCACGACCACGTCGGCGATCAGGATCAGCAGCGACGAGAGCACGACGGCCTGCATCGCCGCCTGCCCGACCTCGCGCGTGCCGCCGCGCACGGTGTAGCCGAGGTAGCACGCCACGATCCCGACGATGAACCCGAAGATGCTCGTCTTGAGCGTGTCGACGGTCACGTCGACGAACCGCATCGAGGTGAACGCCGTGTCGATGAACACGCGCCAGTCCATGTTCGTGGCGAGGTTGCTCTCGAGGAACCCGCCCGACATCGCGATGATGTCCACGAGGATCGTCAGCAGGGGGAACATGATGATGCAGGCCAGCACGCGCGTCACGACGAGGTAGTGGAACGGCTTGAGCGCCGCCGCCTCCATCGCGTCGATCTGCTCGGTGACCTTCATCGACCCGATCTCGGCGGCGAAGCCCGCCCCGAGCCGCCCGGCGAGGACGAGGCTCGTGATGACCGGGCCGATCTCCTTGAAGACCGAGAGCGCGAGCATGCTCGGCAGGAAGGCCTCGGCCCCGAAGCGC
Above is a genomic segment from Bacteroidota bacterium containing:
- a CDS encoding ABC transporter permease, with the protein product MEPPVTDEPRPDDARPRSFAERKRTARRARANEKILREKSFAEQALEQFRHSQSVLYAFLDEAGALFSFIGRFFRRFWRRPFEWRELLNQMDEVGSKSFLLVSVCGLAIGIVLAMQSRGTLARFGAEAFLPSMLALSVFKEIGPVITSLVLAGRLGAGFAAEIGSMKVTEQIDAMEAAALKPFHYLVVTRVLACIIMFPLLTILVDIIAMSGGFLESNLATNMDWRVFIDTAFTSMRFVDVTVDTLKTSIFGFIVGIVACYLGYTVRGGTREVGQAAMQAVVLSSLLILIADVVVVRISLFIFGDVSGG